One genomic segment of Ricinus communis isolate WT05 ecotype wild-type chromosome 5, ASM1957865v1, whole genome shotgun sequence includes these proteins:
- the LOC8280110 gene encoding uncharacterized protein LOC8280110 isoform X3 — MRSGVSMSSMPKKTACINLVAPSEALARSGRPLSDAVVKNFLADQNPVIDALHDEQQRNGQDGNKFYLKGLVGTSLSNSCSVGDNHVTDCSISRCSTMPNFAGRGPENVCQSMYIDAILKSGSLATAHPALQNCRALVKSSDVGRGKDAQDGATMEKDGSPSSIELKLGQPYQHGQSPGNPVLPVIGPQFYNTLVSPHKPFSQEQLINNVSCQGEEESRRCLPHAAHLSDSTIRRKQDHLRYGNSGNDRTVDSTELEKLNMAKPSVVSLFKHYALPEGTPHSKATNSFEYVMSERRHCESHAVKFDSNNFSWNGGNSLDEQCIVPESVFLKPADNGKEVGCLANSSYIKKASGSNMQKWMGNPSSYTRAMNDATYSNFSFMHDKNRNLYHSSNVPPDVSDAANFSVYLQKGPCFGNGGLLDHAVLTSMDSRQILSSQSVPKVSPSSTSTCIPGLTLAMLNRESICMGPYLLDDNQKLLALGQLLDLSKQQHAMSSFGRKIEQGNCSNSSNIKAQHSFVEPSVSEEQTHVHDLTRKQEVSEVVMKLDQPCPPSKTVDDVDKSTSGTGLNRLCNFSTFTQGMPFQFKEFGMQCQLSHSALQKEQSLRLDRCQNNIIWSNEHETCCQRTLCFQYNCTCAAQTKCIEGNCNLRGGKPNPLREQNGSMSCKTPMLIASQLAKDHMASKVNAISFDQCGMLKGELPKNATFHTSQWKDVPRKLKRVCEVACAKQSADTSLKREYKLGQLGDNAANCFDGAVAAAASFKEQDMSNISSGCSTPAVTQASTEFTNVESSTVVGNSGCINNLVVDEGSGIDKCWSSDDAFESDRSADFHGSTCKKNLVYMGSHNTAVNKSSRSLLDEVKLMDSLTWKKGQNQKHNGITVHGKNNHSQEFDRGLKTGKRKREIIPKVSDAPLGTAAPMLHGKYPEYGGTADWPCLSENVQMVSAGQESSQTSGAHCVKANPKDGNCMQSVSKSLSRNRDLHRLYNAGDGEANPHNDINHDDNSCEVLEILGRKKFRSIHAADLSIQFQRQDCTQAVGEKAGKYDSLDRIKASSAQHLCHGKAKPVACGKYGEIVNGNLNGDVSKPAKIVSLDKVLKTAQKCSLPKICKPGLTSSKEIGTNFSWSNACFGKFSNLTKEKEHGRNVALLCKDMNVRTSLEKRSNSFANYDEQSADEVSMLEKSEGKNGRGCVILDTIAHAQSRSKYRETRKRSLYELTLKGKSSSPKMVSRKKNFKYVPKMKLGKTLRNSEKSHDNGSQKVDPKRCAREQKHLSITDMDSFCSVCRSSNKDEVNCLLECRRCSIRVHQACYGVSRVPKGHWYCRPCRTSAKDIVCVLCGYGGGAMTLALRSRTIVKGLLKAWNLEIESVAKNAISSPEILHHEMSMLHSSGPGPENRSYPVLRPVNIEPSTSTVCNKDVQNHLDILPNSLGHLSNLKVNNSITAGVLDSTVKQWVHMVCGLWTPGTRCPNVNTMSAFDVSGASCPRANVVCSICDRPGGSCIQCRVANCSIQFHPWCAHQKGLLQSEAEGVDNENVGFYGRCVLHATYPTIESACDSAIFEAGYPAEKEVSCARTEGYKGRKRDGFWHNTNSQSKGKSGCLVPQEQFDAWVHINGQKSCAQGILKLPMSEKEYDCRKEYTRYKQGKAWKHLVVYKSGIHALGLYTARFISRGEMVVEYVGEIVGLRVADKRENEYQSGRKLQYKSACYFFRIDKENIIDATHKGGIARFVNHSCLPNCVAKVISVRNDKKVVFFAERDIYPGEEITYDYHFNHEDEGKKIPCFCNSKNCRRYLN; from the exons CTCGAGCATAGAGTTGAAGCTTGGGCAACCCTATCAGCACGGTCAATCTCCAGGAAATCCAGTTCTACCAGTAATAGGGCCACAGTTCTATAACACACTTGTCAGTCCACATAAGCCATTTTCCCAAGAGCAGCTGATTAATAATG TCAGTTGCCAGGGAGAAGAGGAATCAAGACGATGTCTTCCCCATGCTGCTCACCTGTCTGATTCCACCATAAGAAGGAAACAAGACCACTTGAGATATGGGAACAGTGGAAACGATAGAACTGTAGATTCTACTGAACTAGAGAAACTTAATATGGCTAAGCCTTCAGTGGTTTCGCTATTCAAACACTACGCTTTGCCTGAGGGGACCCCACATTCTAAAGCTACTAATAGTTTTGAGTATGTTATGTCTGAGAGAAGACACTGCGAATCTCATGCTGTCAAATTTGACTCTAATAATTTTTCCTGGAATGGTGGCAATAGTTTGGATGAGCAGTGTATTGTCCCTGAGTCAGTTTTTCTCAAACCTGCTGACAATGGTAAAGAAGTGGGATGTCTTGCTAATAGCTCTTATATCAAAAAGGCTTCAGGATCTAATATGCAGAAGTGGATGGGAAATCCAAGCTCATACACTAGAGCTATGAATGATGCCACTTATTCTAACTTTTCATTTATGCATGACAAAAACCGTAATCTATATCACTCATCTAATGTGCCACCAGATGTATCTGATGCTGCAAACTTCTCCGTCTATCTTCAGAAGGGTCCTTGTTTTGGAAATGGTGGACTTCTAGATCATGCTGTCCTTACATCCATGGATTCTAGGCAAATTTTGTCATCACAGTCAGTTCCAAAAGTTTCTCCCTCATCTACTTCAACCTGCATTCCTGGGCTGACTCTAGCAATGCTGAACCGAGAGAGCATTTGCATGGGACCTTATTTGCTTGATGACAATCAAAAATTACTTGCACTGGGTCAGTTATTAGACTTATCAAAGCAACAGCATGCAATGTCTTCCTTTGGAAGGAAGATAGAACAAGGCAACTGTAGTAATTCCTCTAATATTAAAGCACAGCATTCTTTTGTTGAACCGTCAGTGTCTGAAGAACAAACGCATGTGCATGACCTCACCAGGAAACAAGAAGTTTCTGAAGTTGTGATGAAACTAGACCAACCTTGTCCTCCTAGTAAGacagttgatgatgttgaCAAATCCACATCTGGGACAG GTTTGAACAGGTTGTGCAATTTCTCAACATTCACACAAGGTATGCCTTTTCAGTTTAAAGAATTTGGCATGCAGTGTCAGCTTTCTCACAGTGCTCTTCAAAAGGAGCAGTCATTGAG GCTTGATAGATGTCAAAACAACATCATTTGGTCAAATGAGCATGAAACCTGCTGTCAGAGAACACTTTGTTTTCAGTATAACTGTACCTGTGCTGCCCAGACAAAATGTATAGAAGGAAATTGTAATTTAAGAGGTGGAAAGCCTAATCCCCTGAGAGAACAAAATGGAAGTATGAGTTGTAAAACCCCTATGTTAATTGCTTCACAACTTGCTAAAGATCACATGGCTTCAAAAGTAAATGCAATTTCCTTTGATCAATGTGGAATGTTGAAGGGGGAGCTACCTAAGAACGCTACTTTTCATACTTCACAGTGGAAAGATGTGCCAAGAAAGTTAAAAAGGGTTTGTGAAGTGGCATGTGCAAAACAATCAGCAGATACATCACTTAAAAGAGAATATAAATTAGGTCAGCTTGGAGATAATGCTGCAAACTGTTTTGACGGAGCAGTTGCTGCAGCAGCCTCTTTCAAAGAACAAGACATGTCTAATATATCTTCTGGTTGCTCTACCCCTGCTGTTACTCAGGCATCCACTGAATTTACCAATGTGGAGTCTTCAACTGTTGTTGGGAATTCTGGATGCATTAATAATCTTGTAGTTGATGAAGGGTCAGGCATTGATAAATGCTGGTCGTCAGATGATGCCTTTGAAAGTGACAGAAGTGCTGACTTCCATGGCTCCACTTGTAAGAAAAACCTTGTATATATGGGATCTCATAATACTGCTGTTAACAAATCATCTCGTAGTCTTCTTGATGAGGTTAAGCTCATGGATTCCTTGACATGGAAGAAAGGCCAAAATCAAAAACATAATGGGATTACTGTCCATGGGAAAAACAATCACTCACAAGAGTTTGATAGAGGCCTGAAAACTgggaagagaaagagagaaataataCCAAAGGTGTCAGATGCACCATTAGGCACTGCAGCTCCTATGCTCCATGGTAAATATCCCGAGTATGGTGGGACTGCCGATTGGCCCTGTTTATCTGAAAATGTGCAAATGGTTTCAGCTGGCCAAGAATCATCTCAGACTTCTGGTGCTCACTGTGTTAAAGCAAATCCCAAAGATGGAAATTGTATGCAATCTGTCAGCAAATCACTATCTCGTAATAGAGATCTTCACAGGCTTTACAATGCGGGAGATGGAGAAGCTAATCCTCACAATGACATAAATCATGATGATAATTCTTGTGAAGTCCTTGAGATCTTAGGCAGAAAGAAATTCAGAAGCATTCATGCTGCTGATCTTAGTATTCAGTTTCAGAGGCAAGATTGTACCCAGGCAGTTGGTGAGAAAGCTGGGAAGTATGACTCACTGGATCGTATCAAGGCATCTTCAGCTCAGCATCTTTGTCATGGGAAAGCAAAACCTGTTGCATGTGGTAAGTATGGCGAAATAGTTAACGGTAACTTGAATGGAGACGTATCAAAGCCAGCTAAAATTGTCTCTCTTGATAAAGTTCTTAAAACTGCACAAAAATGTTCACTTCCTAAAATCTGTAAACCTGGACTAACTTCCTCAAAGGAGATAGGAACTAACTTTAGTTGGAGTAATGCATGCTTTGGTAAATTCTCCAACTTGACGAAAGAGAAAGAACATGGGAGGAATGTTGCTTTGTTATGCAAGGACATGAATGTTCGCACTTCTCTGGAAAAAAGAAGCAATTCTTTTGCCAATTATGACGAGCAATCTGCTGATGAGGTTTCAATGCTAGAGAAGAGTGAAGGTAAAAATGGGAGAGGTTGTGTAATACTGGACACCATTGCTCATGCTCAGTCAAGATCGAAGTATAGGGAAACTCGCAAGCGTAGCCTTTATGAGTTGACACTAAAAg GAAAGAGTTCTAGTCCTAAAATGGTTTCCAGAaagaagaatttcaaatatgTGCCAAAAATGAAGCTGGGAAAGACATTGAGGAATTCTGAAAAAAGTCACGATAATGGATCACAGAAAGTGGATCCCAAAAG ATGTGCTAGAGAACAAAAGCACCTATCAATCACAGATATGGATTCATTCTGCAGTGTTTGTAGAAGCTCAAATAAAGATGAAGTTAATTGCTTATTGGAGTGTAGGCGATGTTCAATCAGa GTACATCAGGCTTGCTATGGTGTTTCCAGAGTGCCTAAAGGCCACTGGTATTGCAGACCTTGCAGGACAAGTGCAAAAGATATT GTCTGTGTTCTATGTGGTTATGGTGGTGGAGCTATGACTCTTGCGCTTCGAAGTCGCACAATTGTGAAAGGCCTTTTAAAAGCTTGGAATCTTGAAATAGAGAGTGTGGCTAAAAATGCAATTTCTTCACCTGAAATTCTGCATCATGAAATGAGCATGCTGCATAGCTCAGGACCTGGACCTGAAAATAGGTCATACCCTGTTCTAAGACCTGTAAACATTGAGCCATCAACTTCAACTGTTTGCAACAAGGATGTGCAGAATCATTTGGATATATTACCAAACTCCTTGGGCCATCTTAGTAATCTAAAAGTGAATAACAGCATTACAGCTGGAGTACTTGATTCAACAGTTAAGCAGTGGGTTCACATGGTTTGTGGCCTTTGGACTCCTGGGACACGATGTCCAaatgtgaataccatgagtgCTTTTGATGTCTCAGGTGCTTCGTGTCCTAGAGCAAATGTG GTATGCTCTATATGTGATAGACCAGGTGGTTCATGCATACAGTGCAGGGTTGCAAATTGCTCTATTCAGTTCCATCCTTGGTGTGCTCATCAGAAg GGACTACTGCAAAGTGAAGCTGAAGGTGTTGATAATGAAAATGTTGGCTTTTATGGAAGATGTGTGCTTCATGCAACATACCCAACAATTGAATCTGCCTGTGATTCTGCCATCTTTGAAGCAGGTTATCCAGCAGAAAAAGAAGTAAGCTGTGCTAGGACTGAG GGCTATAAGGGCCGCAAACGGGATGGCTTCTGGCATAATACTAACAGTCAATCAAAAGGAAAGAGTGGATGCCTTGTTCCTCAGGAGCAGTTTGATGCTTGGGTTCACATTAACGGGCAGAAGTCCTGTGCACAGGGGATTTTGAAGCTGCCAATGTCAGAAAAGGAGTATGATTGTCGG AAAGAATATACCCGCTACAAACAAGGAAAAGCTTGGAAACATTTGGTTGTTTATAAGTCTGGCATACACGCCCTTGGCCTTTACACTGCTCGATTTATTTCTCGTGGAGAAATG GTGGTTGAGTATGTTGGTGAGATTGTTGGGCTACGGGTAGCtgataaaagagaaaatgagtACCAGTCTGGCAGAAAACTTCAGTACAAAAGTGCTTGTTACTTCTTCAGGATAGATAAAGAGAATATTATTGATGCAACCCATAAAGGCGGAATTGCTCGCTTTGTCAATCATTCGTGCTTG CCAAACTGTGTGGCCAAAGTTATTTCCGTGAGGAACGACAAGAAG GTTGTCTTTTTTGCTGAGAGAGACATATATCCTGGGGAAGAAATAACATATGACTACCATTTTAACCATGAAGATGAAGGTAAGAAGATACCCTGCTTTTGTAATTCAAAGAATTGCAGGCGCTATTTGAATTGA
- the LOC8280112 gene encoding uncharacterized protein LOC8280112 — translation MLCHGLLLFSLLFFTSFTFFIPFSAAAPQFHSFHALPPAGRENVEGLKYEVEYLSWGSAVEAPISEPVETSTLVLAPRRTYRKDPLNGFKRYTGGWNISDRHYWASVGFTAVPLFAIAAVWFLGFGLCLLLVCLCYFCCGRKSYGYSQTAYVLSLIFLVVFSIGAIIGCVVLYTGQGKFHRSTTETLEYVVNQADTTVQKLRDVSSYLASAKIITVDNVSLPSSVQTDIDQIETRINSSASILADRTVENSDDIRDLLDSVRLALIVIAAIMLLLTFLGFLFSIFGIQILVYILVIVGWMLVAGTFILCGTFLLLHNVAADTCVAMNHWVQNPTAHTALDDVLPCVDSATAQETLSRSKEVTLEFVDVINSVITNVSNLNFSPNFPSMYFNQSGPLVPILCNPYYHDLTDRPCSSGEVDMNNATQVWESYVCQVSSTGICITTGRLTPTLYNQMIAPLSVCSMLKNYGLFLIELEDCTFVRETFDDIYRHQCPRLQRYSRWVYVGLVMVSTAVMLSIIFWVIYGRERHHRVSTKQLQAESAQGLEDDKRSQS, via the exons ATGTTATGTCACGGCTTACtcttattttctcttcttttctttacttcttttaCATTCTTTATTCCGTTTTCAGCTGCTGCTCCTCAGTTCCACTCTTTCCATGCTCTTCCTCCAGCAG GTAGGGAAAATGTGGAGGGTTTAAAGTATGAAGTGGAATACTTGTCATGGGGGTCAGCGGTGGAGGCACCTATTAGTGAACCTGTTGAGACCTCAACACTTGTGTTAGCTCCAAGGAGGACTTACAGGAAAGATCCTCTAAATGGCTTCAAAAGATACACTGGAGGTTGGAACATTAGTGATCGCCATTACTGGGCT TCTGTAGGTTTTACAGCAGTTCCCCTGTTTGCCATAGCTGCAGTGTGGTTCTTGGGCTTTGGTCTTTGTTTACTGCTTGTCTGCCTCTGTTATTTCTGTTGCGGAAGGAAGTCTTATGGCTATTCTCAAACAGCTTATGTTCTCTCTCTTATTTTCCTCGTTGTCTTCAGCATTGGTGcaat CATCGGATGCGTGGTTCTGTACACTGGTCAGGGAAAATTTCATAGAAGCACAACTGAAACTTTGGAATATGTTGTTAATCAGGCAGATACAACCGTTCAGAAACTAAGGGATGTGTCGAGTTATCTTGCTTCAGCCAAGATAATTACAGTTGATAATGTTTCTTTACCTTCCAGTGTGCAAACTGATATTGACCAGATTGAGACAAGAATTAATTCTTCTGCTAGCATCCTTGCTGATCGAACAGTAGAGAATTCGGATGACATTCGTGATCTTTTGGATTCTGT GAGACTGGCACTTATTGTTATTGCTGCCATTATGCTTCTCCTGACATTCCTTGGATTCT TATTTTCAATATTCGGCATCCAAATACTAGTATACAT CCTGGTCATAGTTGGATGGATGCTTGTTGCTGgaacatttattttatgtgGCACATTCCTTCTTCTTCACAA TGTGGCTGCAGACACTTGTGTTGCAATGAATCACTGGGTGCAAAACCCCACTGCTCACACCGCATTAGATGATGTATTGCCTTGTGTGGATAGTGCAACTGCCCAAGAAACCCTGTCACGAAGCAAGGAAGTGACTCTTGAATTTGTCGATGTGATCAACTCAGTGATCACTAATGTTTCTAACCTTAACTTCTCCCCCAACTTCCCATCAATGTACTTCAATCAATCTGGTCCACTGGTGCCGATACTCTGCAACCCTTATTACCATGACTTGACGGATCGACCTTGCAGCTCCGGCGAAGTGGACATGAACAATGCAACGCAG GTGTGGGAGAGCTATGTCTGTCAGGTTTCATCAACAGGCATATGCATCACAACTGGACGTTTGACCCCAACCTTATACAACCAGATGATAGCCCCACTAAGTGTTTGCTCCATGCTGAAAAATTACGGTCTTTTCCTGATTGAGCTAGAAGACTGCACATTTGTGAGGGAAACATTCGACGACATATACAGACATCAGTGTCCTAGACTGCAGCGATACAGCAGGTGGGTCTATGTTGGACTGGTAATGGTATCCACTGCAGTTATGCTATCAATTATCTTCTGGGTTATATACGGGAGAGAAAGGCATCATCGTGTAAGTACGAAGCAGCTCCAAGCTGAATCAGCTCAGGGCTTGGAAGATGACAAGCGTTCTCAATCGTAA
- the LOC8280111 gene encoding hydroxyproline O-arabinosyltransferase 1, whose protein sequence is MGWGNIFFSMLITFSVALITYNILISANAPLKQDLPGPSTTATTSIDPIIKMPLGRSKASKKRLFHTAVTASDSVYNTWQCRIMYYWFKKLKNQPNSEMGGFTRILHSGKPDKFMDEIPTFIAQPLPSGMDQGYIVLNRPWAFVQWLQQADIKEDYILMAEPDHIIVKPIPNLSKDGLGAAFPFFYIEPKKYESVLRKYFPEDKGPVTNIDPIGNSPVILGKESLKKIAPTWMNVSLAMKKDPETDKAFGWVLEMYAYAVASALHGVSNILYKDFMIQPPWDTEVGSKFIIHYTYGCDYDMKGKLTYGKIGEWRFDKRSYDSVPPPKNLPLPPPGVPESVVTLVKMVNEATANIPNWGS, encoded by the exons ATGGGTTGGGGTAATATCTTCTTCTCAATGCTAATAACCTTCTCAGTAGCACTCATTACTTACAATATTCTCATATCTGCTAATGCACCTCTCAAGCAAGACCTTCCCGGCCCATCCACTACTGCTACTACTTCTATTGATCCCATTATCAAGATGCCACTTGGGAGGTCCAAAGCTTCCAAGAAAAGGCTTTTCCACACCGCCGTTACTGCTTCTGATTCTGTTTATAATACATGGCAGTGTAGGATTATGTATTACTGGTTCAAGAAATTGAAGAATCAACCCAATTCTGAGATGGGTGGTTTTACTAGGATCTTGCACTCTGGTAAACCTGATAAATTCATGGATGAGATCCCTACTTTCATTGCCCAGCCTCTTCCCTCTGGCATGGATCAG GGGTATATAGTCCTTAACAGACCCTGGGCCTTTGTTCAGTGGCTTCAACAAGCAGACATAAAAGAAGA TTACATACTGATGGCAGAGCCAGATCATATTATTGTTAAGCCAATACCAAACTTGTCCAAAGATGGTCTTGGAGCTgcatttcctttcttttacaTTGAGCCTAAGAAGTATGAGTCAGTCCTCCGTAAGTACTTCCCTGAGGACAAGGGACCAGTAACTAACATCGATCCTATAGGAAATTCTCCGGTCATTCTTGGAAAG GAATCTCTTAAGAAAATTGCTCCGACTTGGATGAATGTTTCCTTAGCAATGAAGAAGGATCCTGAAACAGATAAAGCTTTTGGCTGGGTCCTCGAAAT gTACGCTTATGCTGTTGCATCTGCCCTTCACGGTGTGAGCAACATATTGTACAAGGACTTCATGATTCAG CCCCCATGGGATACAGAAGTTGGCAGCAAGTTCATAATTCATTACACATATGGATGCGACTATGACATGAAG GGCAAGCTAACATATGGAAAGATTGGAGAATGGAGGTTTGACAAAAGATCTTATGATAGTGTCCCACCCCCTAAGAATCTTCCGCTGCCTCCGCCTGGTGTTCCAGAAAGTGTG GTAACTTTGGTAAAAATGGTGAACGAAGCGACGGCAAACATTCCTAACTGGGGATCAtag